A section of the Streptomyces sp. NBC_01363 genome encodes:
- a CDS encoding CU044_2847 family protein, whose product MTALMEFTTDNGATVTVEVDRHTQGAQLVALGDDNTLARAGRTFDSALTGIRSAAESALAVFRDGDLKPDGVELEFGVKITAEAGAVIAKSAVEGHLVVKLSWSPGATPSVPAAPTVPAPAPAP is encoded by the coding sequence ATGACGGCACTGATGGAGTTCACCACTGACAACGGCGCCACCGTGACGGTCGAGGTCGACCGTCACACCCAGGGCGCGCAGCTGGTCGCGCTGGGCGACGACAACACCCTGGCCAGGGCGGGGCGTACGTTCGACAGCGCACTCACGGGAATCCGGTCGGCGGCCGAGTCCGCCCTCGCGGTGTTCCGGGACGGCGACCTGAAACCGGACGGTGTGGAGCTCGAATTCGGGGTCAAGATCACGGCGGAGGCCGGGGCGGTGATCGCCAAGAGCGCGGTCGAGGGCCATCTGGTGGTCAAGCTGTCCTGGTCTCCCGGCGCGACCCCGTCGGTTCCGGCGGCACCGACCGTCCCGGCACCCGCGCCCGCCCCCTAG
- a CDS encoding YihY/virulence factor BrkB family protein: protein MQAANETPERPPGRLHRARVLYRNVSKRQMAWQLLKDTVNSCMEYRILGLAAEAAFFTLLSLPPLLLGLIGLLGYVDEWTSTTTVASIERNILNAAQTVLSERGVNDFAKPLLADVTTGARPDVISIGFAIALWSGSRAVNVFIDTITVMYGLDGQRGIVKTRLLSFLLYVVALLLGSVVLPLLVVGPDRVVEFVPWGTELISVLYWPLVILLSIAFLTTLYHVSVPVRSPWIEDMPGALVALAMWVLGSFLLRIYLTSTVEGPTIYGSLAAPIAVLLWIGISAFAVLVGAAVNAAIDRVWPSLATAAARAANDRVRAAQAAELVARAQAGNQDDGYWDDDDEDDEGDDEGDSPYMPSEFPERWSKFLPPEDVKSRLQPSRDKEPDKPNPDKANDASDD, encoded by the coding sequence GTGCAGGCAGCAAATGAAACACCCGAGCGGCCACCGGGTCGGCTCCACCGGGCCCGAGTCCTCTACCGCAACGTATCCAAGCGGCAGATGGCCTGGCAGTTGCTCAAGGACACCGTCAACTCGTGCATGGAGTACCGCATTCTCGGGCTCGCCGCCGAGGCGGCGTTCTTCACCCTGCTGTCCCTGCCACCCCTGCTCCTCGGCCTGATCGGGCTGCTCGGATACGTCGACGAGTGGACCAGCACCACCACGGTCGCCTCCATCGAGCGCAACATCCTCAACGCCGCGCAGACCGTGCTCAGCGAGCGGGGCGTCAACGACTTCGCCAAGCCGCTCCTGGCGGACGTCACCACCGGTGCCCGGCCCGATGTCATCTCGATCGGCTTCGCCATCGCGCTCTGGTCCGGCTCCCGCGCGGTCAATGTCTTCATCGACACGATCACCGTGATGTACGGCCTCGACGGCCAGCGCGGCATCGTCAAGACGCGACTGCTCTCCTTCCTGCTGTACGTCGTCGCGCTGCTGCTCGGTTCCGTCGTGTTGCCGCTGCTCGTCGTCGGCCCCGACCGGGTCGTGGAGTTCGTCCCATGGGGCACGGAGCTCATAAGCGTCCTGTACTGGCCGCTGGTGATCCTGCTGTCGATCGCGTTCCTCACGACGCTCTACCACGTGTCCGTGCCGGTCCGTTCGCCCTGGATCGAGGACATGCCCGGTGCGCTGGTGGCGCTCGCGATGTGGGTGCTCGGCAGCTTCCTGCTGCGGATCTATCTCACCAGTACGGTCGAGGGGCCCACGATCTACGGTTCGTTGGCGGCCCCGATCGCCGTCCTGCTGTGGATCGGCATCTCCGCGTTCGCGGTGCTGGTGGGGGCGGCGGTGAACGCGGCCATCGACCGGGTGTGGCCCTCACTGGCGACGGCCGCCGCCCGCGCGGCGAACGACCGGGTACGCGCGGCCCAGGCGGCGGAGCTGGTCGCGCGGGCGCAGGCGGGGAACCAGGACGACGGGTACTGGGACGACGATGACGAGGACGACGAGGGTGACGATGAAGGCGACAGCCCCTACATGCCGTCCGAGTTCCCCGAACGCTGGTCGAAGTTCCTGCCGCCGGAGGATGTGAAGTCCAGGCTTCAACCGAGCCGCGACAAGGAGCCGGACAAGCCGAACCCGGACAAGGCGAACGACGCGTCCGACGACTGA
- a CDS encoding DUF6597 domain-containing transcriptional factor: MGDRYEERTSRFDGAIVWTLGVPEGAVHPVLPDGCMDLLWIGGRLLVAGPDTRAATPSAPAGGQCVGIRFAPGTAPALLGVPAHELRDRRVGLADLWPGERVRVLTEQLAEAPDPAAALENIALRRAAESAPPDPLMRYVADRLGAGRSVADTAHRAGLGARQLHRRSLVAFGYGPKTLARVLRLQRALALARSGTPYAEAAVEAGCTDQAHLAREMRDLAGTTLTAHLGSARP; this comes from the coding sequence ATGGGCGACAGGTACGAAGAGCGGACGTCGCGGTTCGACGGTGCGATCGTGTGGACACTGGGCGTGCCGGAGGGCGCGGTCCATCCGGTGCTGCCCGACGGCTGCATGGACCTGCTCTGGATCGGCGGGCGGCTGCTCGTCGCGGGCCCCGACACCCGTGCCGCGACGCCGTCCGCCCCGGCCGGCGGGCAGTGCGTCGGCATCCGCTTCGCACCTGGCACGGCCCCCGCGCTGCTCGGTGTGCCGGCGCACGAGTTGCGCGACCGTCGCGTCGGGCTCGCGGACCTGTGGCCCGGAGAACGGGTCCGCGTACTCACCGAGCAGCTCGCCGAAGCGCCCGACCCGGCTGCCGCGCTGGAGAACATCGCGCTGCGCCGGGCGGCCGAGAGCGCACCGCCGGACCCGCTGATGCGGTACGTCGCGGACCGGCTCGGCGCCGGACGGTCCGTCGCGGACACCGCGCACCGGGCCGGCCTCGGCGCCCGCCAACTGCACCGGCGTTCGCTCGTGGCCTTCGGTTACGGGCCCAAGACGCTCGCCCGGGTCCTGCGGCTGCAGCGCGCGCTCGCCCTCGCACGGTCCGGGACGCCGTACGCCGAGGCGGCGGTCGAGGCGGGCTGCACCGACCAGGCCCATCTCGCCCGGGAGATGCGCGACCTGGCCGGGACCACCCTGACCGCCCACCTCGGGTCTGCCCGACCCTGA